Within the Paracoccus everestensis genome, the region TGGCGCAATTCCCCGGTAAGGATGTCCAGGGCGGCGGCGACTTCCTGTTCGCGGGCAGGCTCGGCTGCGTCGGATCCGGTCGCGTCGACCACGGCGCGGGCGTCGTTGCGTTCGCTGATCGCGTCGCGCAGGGTGGACTGGACCATGCCAAGCCCGGCTTCCAACTCGCGGCTGCGCTCCTCGGACGCCAGCAGTTGGGACTGCATCTGCGACACCTGTTCCAGGGCCACGGCAAAGCGGTTCTGCGCGGCCAGCGCCTCGGCCGCGCGGGCGTCGCGTTCCTGGGACAGTTCGGTCAGGCGCGCCTCGAACGAGGACTGGGTGCGGGTGATCTGGTCGCGGGCGGACCCTGCGCTGATCGCGTCGATGGCCAGGACCGAGCTTGCAACCAGCGTCCAGCCGAAGGCAAGGGTGATGCCGCTGACGCCGATCAACTGGGTCAAGGGACGCAGGCGGACGAACCGGGTATCGTCATCGGACCGCAGGAACAGGCGCTTTTCAGGCAGAATGCGTTCCAGCGAGGCGTTGAGGCGGTTCGTCACATTCGGCAAATCATGTCCCCCGACAATGCACCCCTGTTTGGCCGGGGCGATCTGGTTCCAGTTGCGGTCGGGTTAATCGCAACTGTGTCGTCCTGGCAACAACCGCAGTCACCTTGGTTCCTCTTATGCGCGAAACACCGCCTCTCCGGGCAAGAATCCGCCGAACGCTTGTGCGGGAAACCTGCAAGCCTATGAAATTTCATAAGGAAGCGGTCCATGTCGGTCGGCGGGGATGCGCAGCGGCCGATCAATCGGCGGGACCGACCGCTGGTGGCAATCCGGCCTGGGGCAGATCCGGCAAGAGATCCCGATCGGTTCGAAGGCGCGCGGCTTGGTCAGATCCAGCCCGTCGGCGTAAACGACGCTGCCTGCATGGGACACTTCGCAACCCAGGCCGATGGCAAAGCGGCGGACCGGGGCGTTGAAGGCGCCTGCGTGTTTCGACACGTCGCGGGACATCAGCAGGTAACGCATTCCGTCCGGCGTTTCGGCCAGCTGGCGCAGGAAGCGCCCCGGCTGTTCGAAGGCCTGGTGGACATTCCACAGGGGGCAGGCGCCACCGAAACGGGCGAATTGCAGCCGCGTGGCGGAATGTCGCTTGGTGATGGTGCCAGCCTGATCGACGCGGACAAAGAAGAAAGGCACCCCCTTGGCGCTTGGCCGCTGGAGCGTGGACAGCCGGTGCGCCACCTGTTCCAGCGATGCGCCGAACAGATGGGACAGCCGTTCCAGGTCGTGGCGTTCCGCCTGGGCTGCGGCCAGAAAGGGGCGATAGGGCATCAGCGCCGCCCCGGCAAAGTAATTGGCCAGGCCCACCCGTGCCACGTCCCGCGCGGTCTGGCTGCGGAACCGTGCCAGATCCAGTGTCGCCTCCAGCAGGTCGGATTGCCGTTCCAAGGCCACCAGGTGCAGCAGCTGGAACAGCTGGGTGGGCCGTTCGGCCGCGGCATTCACCTGGATGTCGGACCCTGTGCGGCGAAAGACCGCGTTGGCAGGCAGTTCGGCCCGCGTGACCCGGATTCCGCGTTGCGCCAGGGCGGCGACGCCGGCGTCCCAAAGGTCCAGGCGCTGGCCCGCCGGGCAGGCAAAGCGTTCCGCCGCCCGGTCCACGGCGTCGATATAATT harbors:
- a CDS encoding helix-turn-helix domain-containing protein — protein: MATQKIYAGTSLRETRGRSGLTQRRFAERLGVSLPYLSQMENNHRPISAGVLLRLAQEFGVDLTTLAAGDAERMVIDMQEALADPLFDAAPPLADLRLAATNAPVLARAFLDLYRAHRQGQERLAALDEAIGASSQNALSTPWEEVRDFFHYCDNYIDAVDRAAERFACPAGQRLDLWDAGVAALAQRGIRVTRAELPANAVFRRTGSDIQVNAAAERPTQLFQLLHLVALERQSDLLEATLDLARFRSQTARDVARVGLANYFAGAALMPYRPFLAAAQAERHDLERLSHLFGASLEQVAHRLSTLQRPSAKGVPFFFVRVDQAGTITKRHSATRLQFARFGGACPLWNVHQAFEQPGRFLRQLAETPDGMRYLLMSRDVSKHAGAFNAPVRRFAIGLGCEVSHAGSVVYADGLDLTKPRAFEPIGISCRICPRPDCHQRSVPPIDRPLRIPADRHGPLPYEIS